The following proteins are co-located in the Pseudoalteromonas rubra genome:
- a CDS encoding monovalent cation:proton antiporter-2 (CPA2) family protein translates to MTGYFIQAFIYLAAAVVMVPLAKRLGLGSVLGYLIAGVLIGPVAGVVGKETVTIQHFAEFGVVMMLFLVGLELHPQMLWKMRHRLLGLGGLQVVASALLLACIAWLLGQPLSIAVAIGLVFSLSSTAIVLQTLNEKGLTKTEGGQNAFSVLLMQDIAVIPILAFIPVLALPELMSAAQALQTTAEHHETLSLVAGLPTWAYAGAIFASIAGVVVIGHYLSRPLFHYVANSGLREIFVATALLLVIGIATLMSLVGLSPALGTFLAGVVLANSEFRHELESNIEPFKGLLLGLFFITVGAGINFAILSEHLLLILSLTLTVMLVKAAVLWGLAMVFKIHNSDRWLFALSLSQAGEFGFVLLSYALQNHVIPPETVSLLQLVVALSMFLTPTLFILYDKVILPRYQHTTNQQGYDEIDEHGQVIIAGIGRFGQIVNRLLIANGVHTVVMDLDAAQVESMRRIQVKAYFGDATRPELLHTAGIEQAALLVVAIDDRESAKALVQAVKHSHPGVTVLARAFDRGHHYELKHAGADVIVSETYHSALNLGAQALTCLGFAPDTAAQKKQAFWETEQAASEQLYDTWQHGSDGQQYDHDFRKLFIQTEEAIKAAMQAEHRGGQGSDDVTKQD, encoded by the coding sequence ATGACCGGCTATTTTATTCAGGCCTTTATCTATCTGGCCGCGGCGGTGGTGATGGTGCCACTGGCAAAACGCCTGGGGCTTGGCTCCGTATTGGGTTACCTGATAGCGGGTGTGCTGATCGGCCCTGTAGCAGGTGTCGTCGGCAAGGAGACGGTGACTATACAACACTTTGCTGAGTTCGGCGTGGTGATGATGTTGTTTCTGGTGGGGCTGGAGTTACACCCTCAGATGCTGTGGAAAATGCGTCACCGGCTGCTCGGGCTCGGTGGCTTGCAGGTGGTTGCGAGTGCTCTGTTGCTTGCCTGCATTGCCTGGCTACTGGGTCAGCCACTTTCCATTGCGGTGGCAATCGGTCTGGTCTTTTCTTTGTCGTCGACCGCCATTGTGTTGCAAACATTGAATGAGAAAGGTCTGACGAAAACTGAGGGCGGGCAAAATGCGTTTTCTGTGTTACTGATGCAGGACATTGCTGTGATACCGATACTGGCATTTATCCCTGTCTTGGCCTTACCTGAGTTAATGAGTGCAGCGCAAGCGCTGCAAACCACAGCGGAACATCATGAAACATTGAGTCTGGTTGCAGGTTTACCGACCTGGGCCTACGCGGGTGCTATTTTTGCCAGTATCGCCGGTGTGGTTGTGATAGGTCATTATCTGAGTCGTCCCTTGTTCCATTATGTTGCTAACTCCGGGTTACGGGAAATCTTTGTCGCAACCGCGTTGTTGCTTGTGATTGGCATCGCGACTTTGATGAGTCTGGTCGGGCTGTCTCCGGCACTGGGGACTTTTCTGGCTGGCGTGGTGCTGGCGAACAGCGAATTCCGTCATGAGCTTGAATCAAATATTGAGCCCTTTAAAGGTCTGTTGCTGGGGCTGTTTTTCATTACAGTGGGGGCAGGGATCAATTTTGCCATACTCTCTGAGCACTTACTTTTGATCCTGAGCCTGACGCTAACCGTGATGCTGGTAAAAGCCGCAGTACTGTGGGGGCTCGCTATGGTGTTTAAAATCCATAATAGCGATCGCTGGTTGTTTGCGCTGAGTTTATCTCAGGCCGGAGAATTTGGTTTTGTGCTGTTAAGTTACGCACTGCAAAACCATGTCATCCCACCCGAAACAGTGAGCTTGCTGCAGCTGGTTGTGGCTCTGTCCATGTTTTTGACACCGACTTTGTTTATTCTCTACGACAAAGTGATTTTACCCCGATATCAACATACGACTAATCAGCAGGGGTATGATGAGATTGATGAACACGGGCAGGTGATCATCGCAGGGATCGGTCGTTTTGGGCAAATTGTTAATCGTTTACTCATCGCCAATGGCGTTCACACTGTGGTGATGGACCTGGATGCAGCTCAGGTGGAGTCAATGCGCCGCATTCAGGTCAAGGCTTACTTTGGCGATGCCACACGGCCTGAATTGCTGCATACCGCGGGCATTGAGCAAGCTGCCTTACTGGTTGTTGCCATTGATGACAGAGAAAGTGCGAAGGCACTGGTGCAGGCGGTCAAGCATAGTCATCCCGGGGTGACAGTGTTGGCCAGAGCTTTTGACCGAGGCCATCACTACGAATTGAAACATGCCGGCGCGGATGTGATTGTCAGTGAAACGTATCATTCAGCGCTTAATCTGGGGGCACAGGCGCTTACCTGTCTGGGGTTTGCGCCAGACACTGCGGCGCAGAAAAAGCAAGCCTTTTGGGAAACCGAGCAGGCTGCATCCGAACAGCTCTACGACACCTGGCAACATGGTAGCGATGGCCAGCAATACGACCATGATTTTCGTAAGCTATTCATTCAGACTGAGGAAGCCATCAAAGCAGCGATGCAAGCCGAACACAGGGGTGGACAGGGGAGCGATGACGTCACGAAACAGGACTGA
- a CDS encoding methyl-accepting chemotaxis protein translates to MALFGFSRTKTTEPQITLPQTLPWLKLDRHGNILATSEAFNTALAFSSSAPPKTLSALCNRHSDYQTLQNALQKRQHNNAQICTMHNIEGTEFHVSVQLCPLDESHSFAVIQDVTAQYQPLVDATSATQALTNAQPWAELDLRGTVLHANEHFLSLVDATRQQLINQHYQQFVVNEQLNAACWEALCEGQTIECDLKWQTSEQTFPWLHAKLVPVPDPHQRTAKVLLLASDISKQKHTIINLNSQIDGIRNAQAVIEFTLDGTIVTANQNFLDVMGYQLEEIQGQHHRQFVSAKEAASDAYAAFWQALGRGELQSGEFKRVNKRGEAVWIQAHYTPLYDENGRLWKIMKFASDITADKLNAFEAQGQIEAINRSQAVIQFNLDGTILDANDNFLSAMGYSKEEIIGQHHRLFVEPKYAQSEEYQQFWQDLKNGHFHSGEFFRLGKHAKPIWISATYNLIRDDEGNPLKVVKYAMDITHQKQVTADLEGQVQAIHKSQAVIEFEMDGTILWANDLFLATMGYTLDEVKGQHHRMFATPEQAQSNEYQQFWAQLNRGEFDAGQYMRIAKNGQEIWIQATYNPILDQHGRPVKVVKYATDITAQKQAVQHIKNAIFALEQGDLTHRITAELGEDFSVLTQAMNGLFDKLSELVQTINNGAAQVFDIARQIASNNEELNSRVESQAASLEETAATMEQLTATVKNNAISATTASERAADVREKALSGKQTIEDAINAVGNIESYSRKISDIVGVIDEIAFQTNLLALNASVEAARAGEAGRGFAVVASEVRNLAQRSASAAKEIKALIKNSVDAVTEGSKLVYDSGTTFDELTQSITQVSDMVSNIDDASKEQASGIAAVCSTIAQMDGITQQNVSLVETTSKSGKTMESQARVLTDQVAFFNLEDSRLS, encoded by the coding sequence ATGGCGCTCTTCGGCTTTTCAAGAACAAAAACAACAGAACCACAAATCACCCTTCCGCAAACATTGCCTTGGCTAAAGCTCGACCGGCACGGTAATATTCTCGCCACCAGCGAGGCTTTTAATACCGCACTGGCTTTTTCGAGCAGCGCCCCACCCAAGACATTATCAGCACTGTGCAATCGTCACAGCGACTACCAGACGTTACAAAATGCACTGCAAAAACGTCAACATAACAACGCGCAGATCTGCACCATGCACAATATCGAGGGCACAGAGTTTCACGTCTCAGTACAACTGTGCCCGCTGGATGAGTCACACAGCTTTGCGGTGATCCAGGATGTAACAGCACAGTATCAACCTTTGGTGGACGCCACTTCAGCCACACAAGCGTTAACAAACGCACAACCCTGGGCAGAGCTGGACCTGCGAGGCACGGTATTGCATGCCAACGAGCACTTCTTATCCCTTGTGGATGCCACAAGACAGCAGTTGATTAATCAACACTATCAGCAATTTGTGGTCAATGAACAGCTCAATGCCGCTTGCTGGGAAGCCCTTTGTGAAGGCCAGACAATTGAGTGTGACCTTAAATGGCAGACCTCGGAGCAAACATTTCCCTGGCTGCATGCCAAACTGGTTCCGGTGCCGGATCCACACCAACGCACAGCGAAAGTCCTATTGTTAGCCAGCGATATCTCAAAGCAAAAACACACAATAATCAATCTTAACAGTCAAATTGACGGGATCCGCAACGCCCAGGCAGTCATTGAGTTTACCCTCGATGGCACCATAGTAACGGCCAATCAAAATTTTCTTGATGTAATGGGTTATCAGCTTGAAGAGATCCAGGGTCAGCACCACCGCCAGTTTGTCAGCGCAAAAGAAGCAGCCAGTGATGCGTATGCGGCATTCTGGCAAGCTCTGGGCAGAGGCGAGCTTCAGTCAGGAGAGTTTAAACGAGTCAACAAACGTGGAGAAGCGGTATGGATCCAGGCGCACTATACCCCTTTATATGATGAGAATGGGCGACTCTGGAAAATCATGAAGTTCGCCTCTGACATTACCGCAGACAAACTGAATGCCTTTGAGGCACAAGGGCAAATAGAAGCTATCAATCGCTCTCAGGCGGTGATCCAATTCAATTTAGACGGGACCATTTTAGACGCCAACGACAACTTTTTGAGTGCCATGGGTTATAGCAAAGAGGAAATCATCGGCCAGCACCACAGGCTGTTTGTTGAGCCCAAGTATGCTCAAAGTGAGGAATATCAGCAGTTTTGGCAAGACCTGAAGAATGGCCATTTCCATTCTGGTGAATTTTTTCGACTGGGCAAACATGCCAAACCTATCTGGATCAGTGCAACTTATAACCTGATCCGTGATGATGAGGGCAACCCGCTGAAAGTGGTTAAATACGCCATGGATATTACCCATCAGAAGCAAGTCACAGCGGATCTGGAAGGGCAAGTACAGGCCATTCATAAATCTCAGGCGGTTATTGAGTTTGAAATGGACGGTACCATACTGTGGGCCAATGACCTGTTTTTAGCAACCATGGGCTACACTCTCGACGAGGTCAAAGGCCAGCATCACCGCATGTTTGCCACCCCGGAGCAGGCGCAAAGCAACGAATATCAACAATTCTGGGCACAGCTCAATCGCGGTGAGTTTGACGCAGGGCAGTATATGCGGATAGCCAAAAATGGCCAGGAAATCTGGATCCAGGCAACCTATAACCCCATTCTTGATCAACACGGTCGTCCCGTGAAAGTGGTGAAATATGCCACAGACATCACTGCGCAAAAGCAGGCTGTGCAGCATATCAAAAACGCCATTTTTGCACTTGAGCAAGGCGATTTAACCCACCGGATCACCGCTGAACTGGGAGAGGACTTCTCTGTGCTGACGCAGGCAATGAATGGTCTGTTCGACAAGCTCAGCGAGCTGGTTCAGACCATCAATAACGGGGCGGCTCAGGTGTTTGATATCGCCCGGCAAATCGCCTCCAATAATGAAGAGCTCAATAGCCGGGTAGAAAGTCAGGCAGCCAGTTTGGAAGAAACCGCCGCCACAATGGAGCAACTTACAGCGACGGTGAAAAATAACGCGATCAGCGCAACCACAGCGTCAGAACGGGCAGCGGATGTCCGTGAAAAAGCACTCAGTGGTAAACAAACCATTGAAGATGCCATCAATGCGGTTGGTAATATTGAAAGCTACAGCAGAAAAATCTCCGACATCGTTGGCGTGATTGATGAAATTGCCTTTCAAACGAACCTGCTGGCACTCAATGCCTCGGTTGAGGCCGCCAGAGCAGGCGAAGCTGGCAGAGGGTTTGCCGTGGTCGCCAGTGAAGTGCGTAACCTGGCACAACGCAGTGCCAGCGCAGCCAAAGAGATTAAAGCGCTCATCAAGAACAGTGTTGACGCCGTTACCGAAGGAAGCAAACTGGTTTATGATTCTGGCACAACTTTCGATGAGTTGACGCAGTCGATTACACAAGTCAGTGACATGGTCTCGAACATTGACGATGCCAGCAAAGAGCAAGCATCAGGTATTGCCGCGGTATGCTCTACCATTGCACAAATGGATGGCATTACTCAGCAAAATGTCTCCCTGGTCGAAACTACGTCAAAGTCAGGCAAAACCATGGAGAGTCAGGCCCGGGTGTTGACCGATCAGGTTGCCTTTTTCAACCTGGAGGACAGCCGCTTATCTTAG
- a CDS encoding mechanosensitive ion channel family protein, which translates to MESFLEKIDINQYLPVAVDWATNLVLALLILIIGIWLAGKAYKAVVSVANRYDKLDDTLFKFFGSVAKYTVLAFVGIAVLNRFGVQTASIIALLGAAGLAVGLALQGTLSNLAAGVMLLIFRPYKVNDFIDTAGQFGKVTEIDMFTTILQTFDNQQIVIPNSHIWGSKIVNHSHHAIRGVDMRFGVAYNENTDEARAVIQSVLQAHPHILSDPAPFVEVESLNNSSVDFLVRPFCDGAHYFDVLYSVPEQVKKALDEANIEIPFPHRKVILVNESDA; encoded by the coding sequence ATGGAAAGCTTCTTAGAAAAAATCGATATCAATCAATATTTACCTGTCGCCGTTGACTGGGCAACCAACCTGGTACTGGCATTATTAATACTGATCATTGGCATCTGGCTGGCGGGCAAAGCTTATAAAGCGGTTGTCTCTGTGGCGAATCGCTATGACAAGCTCGATGATACTCTGTTTAAATTTTTTGGCAGTGTTGCCAAGTACACAGTATTGGCCTTTGTCGGCATCGCAGTGCTCAATCGGTTTGGTGTACAAACCGCCTCTATCATTGCTTTGCTCGGTGCCGCCGGACTTGCGGTAGGCCTGGCACTGCAAGGCACCCTATCCAACCTCGCGGCGGGCGTTATGCTGTTAATTTTCCGCCCCTACAAAGTCAACGACTTTATCGACACAGCAGGACAATTTGGCAAAGTGACTGAAATTGATATGTTTACGACCATATTGCAAACCTTCGACAACCAACAAATCGTGATCCCCAATAGTCATATCTGGGGCAGTAAAATCGTTAACCACTCACACCATGCAATTCGCGGTGTCGATATGCGTTTTGGCGTTGCTTACAATGAAAACACAGATGAGGCCAGGGCTGTGATCCAATCCGTTTTGCAGGCGCACCCCCATATTTTGTCAGATCCGGCCCCATTTGTAGAAGTGGAGTCGCTCAATAACAGCTCAGTGGACTTTTTAGTCAGACCGTTTTGCGACGGCGCACATTATTTTGATGTGCTTTATTCCGTACCTGAGCAAGTGAAAAAAGCCCTCGATGAAGCCAATATAGAGATCCCCTTCCCTCATCGTAAAGTGATTCTGGTGAACGAAAGCGACGCCTGA
- the chrA gene encoding chromate efflux transporter yields the protein MFAIFKTFFLLGWVSFGGPAAHIGYFRQTFVEKRKWLDDADYAQLVALSQFLPGPGSSQVGFALGYKRGGLSGACAAFIGFTLPSVIIMVLLALMASQVTDTSVFQNLVHGLKLLAIVVVADAAWGMYKNFCKSTLTVSVCVITAIALLLLPGIFTQMAVLLLAALIGVFYLRGNTQKAHSSATFKASWLPLVAFAGLFIGLPFIAHLNPSAALLNDFYQAGSLVFGGGHVVLPLLQNIVGDALSQDTFLAGYAAAQAVPGPMFTFATYLGYALMPANPVTGALVATLAVFLPGFLLLLGVLKNWQLLANRPAVAGALSGVNAAVVGLLVAALYQPVFTSAVHSAQDIALVLVGFYLLKHLKLHIVWLVVTFMVAGVAQGFL from the coding sequence ATGTTTGCTATTTTTAAAACCTTCTTTTTACTTGGCTGGGTAAGCTTTGGTGGTCCGGCAGCACACATAGGTTACTTCCGCCAAACCTTTGTGGAGAAACGCAAATGGCTGGATGACGCCGATTATGCTCAGCTGGTTGCGCTGAGTCAGTTTTTGCCCGGCCCCGGATCAAGCCAGGTCGGATTCGCTCTGGGCTACAAACGCGGTGGACTAAGTGGTGCCTGCGCGGCCTTCATCGGCTTTACGCTACCGTCAGTCATTATCATGGTTCTGCTGGCACTCATGGCCAGCCAGGTGACCGACACCAGTGTGTTTCAAAACCTGGTGCACGGGCTTAAGCTGCTTGCCATTGTGGTTGTTGCCGACGCCGCCTGGGGGATGTATAAGAACTTTTGTAAAAGCACCCTCACTGTCAGCGTGTGCGTTATTACGGCCATCGCCCTGCTGTTACTCCCGGGTATCTTTACACAAATGGCGGTGCTGTTGCTGGCAGCCCTGATTGGCGTCTTTTACCTGCGCGGCAATACCCAAAAGGCGCATTCCAGTGCCACTTTCAAAGCAAGCTGGCTGCCTTTGGTGGCGTTTGCGGGCTTATTTATTGGTCTGCCTTTTATCGCCCACCTGAACCCCTCAGCGGCCCTGCTTAATGACTTTTATCAGGCTGGCAGTCTGGTGTTTGGCGGCGGTCACGTGGTACTGCCACTGCTGCAAAACATTGTCGGTGACGCCCTCAGTCAGGATACCTTTTTGGCAGGATATGCCGCTGCTCAGGCAGTGCCCGGCCCAATGTTTACGTTTGCCACTTATCTTGGCTACGCATTGATGCCAGCAAATCCTGTCACAGGCGCACTGGTGGCGACTTTAGCCGTGTTTTTGCCTGGCTTTTTGCTATTACTGGGCGTGCTCAAAAATTGGCAACTACTCGCCAATCGACCCGCAGTGGCAGGCGCGCTGAGTGGTGTCAATGCCGCTGTGGTTGGATTACTGGTGGCTGCGCTTTATCAACCCGTCTTTACCAGTGCAGTGCATTCAGCACAGGATATTGCCCTGGTCCTGGTCGGCTTTTACCTGTTAAAACACCTCAAGTTACACATTGTCTGGCTGGTCGTCACCTTTATGGTGGCCGGAGTCGCTCAGGGGTTCCTCTGA
- a CDS encoding LysR family transcriptional regulator produces the protein MRFSDVPWRQVDLNLLVAFAYLYRCRSVSMAAEQGCVSQSAMSHALARLRRLLDDELFERKGHTMEPTEYAHQIAPLIEQLLDTVSDGLLHKKHFVPDQYEGVCRIGLTDYAELNFAPLIYDHIRTTAPHAQVSFVNVNRSNYMTLTEQEKLDLVIGSITEPDQAFSSQVLYTERHVCLVDPAVFTTELPMCMTTFAQTEHALVSPDGRLTTQVDQLLARAGLTRRVTVASRNFLTIQRLLSQRRLVAIVPLKMAQLACEDAGLTYFEPPLRVPDFDIAMLWLSKRTGDEKNTWLRALVQTVLTAPDDLIEP, from the coding sequence ATGCGCTTTAGTGATGTGCCATGGCGGCAGGTAGATTTAAACTTACTGGTTGCCTTCGCTTATTTATACCGCTGCCGCAGCGTCAGTATGGCGGCTGAACAGGGCTGTGTCAGCCAGTCAGCGATGAGCCATGCTTTGGCACGGCTTAGACGTCTTCTGGATGACGAGTTGTTTGAGCGTAAAGGGCATACCATGGAGCCGACAGAGTATGCGCATCAGATAGCGCCTTTAATTGAGCAGCTGCTGGATACGGTGTCAGATGGCTTGCTGCACAAAAAACACTTTGTTCCGGATCAGTATGAAGGCGTATGTCGCATTGGTCTGACGGATTATGCTGAGCTGAATTTTGCGCCTTTGATATACGACCATATTCGCACCACCGCGCCTCATGCACAAGTCAGTTTTGTAAACGTGAATCGTAGTAACTACATGACACTGACCGAACAGGAAAAACTGGATCTGGTTATTGGCAGTATCACTGAACCAGATCAGGCATTTAGCAGTCAGGTTCTGTACACCGAGCGTCACGTTTGTCTGGTGGATCCGGCTGTATTTACCACAGAGCTGCCCATGTGCATGACTACTTTTGCACAGACGGAGCATGCCCTCGTGAGTCCGGATGGCCGTTTAACAACTCAGGTCGATCAGTTGCTTGCCAGGGCGGGTCTGACACGCCGGGTGACGGTCGCCAGTCGCAACTTCCTGACCATACAGCGCTTGCTCAGCCAGCGACGCTTGGTGGCCATTGTACCGCTAAAAATGGCTCAATTAGCGTGTGAGGATGCCGGGCTGACATACTTTGAGCCGCCGCTGCGTGTGCCGGATTTTGATATTGCAATGTTGTGGTTGAGTAAGCGAACGGGTGATGAAAAAAATACCTGGCTCAGAGCGCTGGTGCAGACTGTATTAACTGCACCAGATGATCTGATAGAGCCTTAA
- a CDS encoding family 20 glycosylhydrolase has protein sequence MIVRFKTLLCGVMLSMLMLSADIARAKDQAAILMPAPTSLVQSGQSLTIDRPLVLSLTGLSSQRSAFVKTYYQQQFSDFGYQVTSVTSRSALPISVTVQTPQTGTSQYPQLNQNEDYQLRINHTGIDISAVSDFGALQALATLSQLLYFARDSRELALLQIGDSPRFPWRGLLLDSVRHFLSIPAIERQLRGMAAAKLNIFHWHLTDDQGWRYASTAYPKLHQLASDGQYYTQAEIKHIVEYASNLGIRVVPEFDVPGHASAIAVAYPELMTQVKPYQMEDGWGVFEPLLDPSKPEVYVFIDAIVAELAELFPDPYIHIGGDEVHPKQWQESKRVQAYMRTHKLNTSADLQAHFNTKVQAILRRHNKKMMGWDEIFHPALDQDVMIQSWRGKASLSQIAAQGYPALLSAGFYIDQPQPTAYHYRNEPFDTDLHTAHPLNDNEAIQAWDFIMPRLKGSAVRGKLVLVSSQQTLSHVYLQLNDRPFKQARLDSHLIPPGAGLSRLNATIDSWMGPTRAELTLNPGAGLAGRILIGNAVYPVTGKLDTQFTRADFTNMPFQSAMSAQAQGNILGGEATLWSELVTEHNLDVRSWPRLFAIAERLWSARRYSDPENMYHRLLPISDFADAIGLHHQKQFRQGLKRLLAKHDSPHNLALLMRFAEQLEPASYYTRHHIKYQQGLYHQNAPLTHLVDFLPVESPALIRLYQQLTQFRQGDSNALQHITETLIAWQADYRLLAPLLSSAPALKALTKLLEQASDINKISLSVLRSCKAGTSISATRVEQFSTQLRDIQSQASEIVVAAGLFSEHLLAACQGPVRAEIATIDSLH, from the coding sequence ATGATAGTTCGATTCAAGACTTTGCTGTGTGGTGTGATGTTAAGCATGCTGATGCTATCTGCCGACATCGCCAGGGCGAAGGACCAGGCAGCCATTTTGATGCCTGCGCCCACTTCACTGGTACAGTCAGGACAATCGCTTACGATAGATCGTCCGCTGGTGTTGTCGCTCACCGGTCTGTCTTCGCAGCGCAGTGCCTTTGTAAAAACTTACTATCAACAGCAGTTCTCTGATTTTGGTTATCAGGTTACGTCTGTCACCTCTAGATCAGCACTCCCCATTAGTGTCACTGTGCAAACTCCGCAAACCGGTACCAGTCAATATCCCCAGCTCAACCAGAATGAAGACTATCAATTGCGTATCAACCACACAGGTATTGATATCAGTGCCGTCTCTGATTTTGGCGCGCTGCAGGCACTGGCAACCCTCAGCCAGTTACTCTATTTTGCCCGTGACAGCCGTGAACTGGCCCTGTTGCAAATAGGCGACAGCCCCCGTTTTCCCTGGCGTGGACTGCTGCTCGACAGCGTCCGCCATTTTCTTTCTATTCCGGCGATTGAACGGCAGCTTCGCGGCATGGCTGCCGCCAAGTTGAATATATTTCACTGGCACCTGACAGATGATCAGGGCTGGCGATATGCCTCAACAGCTTATCCAAAATTGCATCAACTCGCGTCCGATGGTCAGTACTATACGCAGGCCGAAATCAAGCACATCGTAGAGTACGCCAGCAACCTTGGGATCCGTGTGGTGCCAGAGTTTGATGTCCCCGGTCACGCCTCCGCCATTGCGGTTGCCTACCCTGAACTGATGACACAGGTGAAGCCCTATCAAATGGAAGATGGCTGGGGCGTATTTGAGCCTTTATTGGATCCCAGCAAGCCTGAGGTATACGTCTTCATTGATGCAATCGTTGCAGAGCTGGCTGAACTCTTCCCGGACCCCTACATACATATTGGTGGCGATGAAGTACACCCAAAGCAGTGGCAAGAAAGCAAGCGGGTCCAGGCATATATGCGCACACATAAACTCAACACCTCCGCCGACCTGCAAGCGCATTTCAACACCAAAGTGCAGGCTATCTTACGCAGGCATAACAAAAAAATGATGGGCTGGGACGAAATATTTCACCCCGCACTGGACCAGGATGTGATGATCCAGTCCTGGCGTGGCAAAGCGAGCCTGAGCCAGATTGCCGCACAGGGGTATCCGGCGCTGTTATCCGCCGGATTTTACATCGATCAGCCTCAGCCAACTGCTTACCACTATCGCAATGAGCCGTTTGATACCGATCTGCACACAGCACATCCGCTCAACGACAACGAAGCCATTCAGGCCTGGGACTTCATAATGCCCAGGCTCAAAGGCAGTGCCGTACGTGGCAAACTGGTGCTGGTGTCCTCTCAGCAAACACTGAGTCATGTATACCTGCAGCTCAATGATCGTCCCTTTAAACAAGCCCGTCTGGATAGCCACCTAATTCCGCCCGGAGCGGGTTTATCACGACTCAACGCCACCATCGACAGCTGGATGGGCCCAACTCGTGCGGAGCTCACACTGAACCCGGGAGCAGGTTTAGCGGGCCGGATACTGATTGGCAATGCTGTCTATCCGGTAACGGGGAAATTAGATACACAGTTTACCCGGGCAGACTTTACCAACATGCCTTTCCAAAGTGCGATGAGCGCGCAAGCACAAGGTAATATTCTGGGTGGAGAAGCAACCCTCTGGAGTGAACTGGTTACCGAGCACAACCTGGATGTGCGCAGCTGGCCACGTCTATTTGCCATCGCAGAGCGCCTGTGGTCTGCACGTCGGTACTCCGACCCCGAAAACATGTACCACAGGTTGTTGCCCATCTCTGACTTTGCCGATGCCATCGGCCTGCATCATCAAAAGCAGTTCAGACAAGGACTTAAAAGGCTACTGGCAAAACACGATAGTCCGCACAACCTGGCTTTGCTGATGCGCTTTGCGGAGCAGCTTGAACCAGCCAGCTACTACACACGTCATCATATTAAGTATCAGCAAGGCTTGTATCACCAAAACGCACCATTAACACACTTAGTCGACTTTCTGCCGGTAGAAAGCCCGGCTCTGATCCGGCTCTATCAACAACTAACCCAATTCAGACAGGGCGACAGCAACGCATTGCAACACATCACCGAGACGCTAATAGCCTGGCAAGCAGACTATCGACTGCTTGCGCCTTTGCTCAGCAGCGCACCAGCTCTGAAGGCGCTCACCAAATTGCTGGAACAGGCCAGCGACATCAATAAAATTAGTCTCTCAGTGCTACGCAGTTGTAAAGCTGGTACGTCAATATCAGCCACCAGGGTTGAGCAATTTTCGACGCAATTGCGGGACATTCAAAGTCAGGCCTCGGAGATTGTCGTCGCGGCCGGGTTGTTCAGCGAGCATTTATTGGCAGCTTGCCAGGGCCCCGTCCGAGCTGAAATAGCAACGATTGATAGCCTTCATTAA